The proteins below come from a single Blastocatellia bacterium genomic window:
- a CDS encoding beta-propeller fold lactonase family protein — protein MHIKTLLARLTPCCIAITLTFATLNNTLPASRAADDTDASPRLPTGARLDPEGRSFDVGNMPLGMLLAPEGEYLILSLNGWREQGVQVVERATGRVVQTLAQPAAFLGLVFSPDGKTLYASGGNEDAVYRYSWRDGRATLIDHIALAEKAPKKDGTRFPAGLAMSRDGRYLYVAENLADTLAVIDTASKRIIQRLKTDRYPYNVAVAADAKVYVSAWGGDSVAVFSAADGGLTDAGKIVVGRHPSALVLNTQGTRLFVASASNDRVIVVDTTKRRVIKELLDSPPAGPREGSTPDALALAPSGGQLFVAEADNNAVAVFDLSSASAGQPTKRAQDRLAGRIPVGWYPTALVASPNALWVLNGKGRGTMANPDRRKPGTNAEGPKTSYVLGQLNGTITELPLPVAGAKLNRLTAHVAELNNWGRRPAAPRYPPFKHVIYVIKENRTYDQIFGDLKAGDGDPALLFFPQRVTPNHRALAERFGLFDRFFVTAEVSSQGHQWSTSAYSTDYTEKITPSSYSSRRGEPDDVGEVDEPVSGYLWDAALRKGITLRNYGEFALPVEAPKGKPKAAPRYRAVKTALAPHTNPDYPSFDMSITDQTRVAVWLKEFQEFAAKGTLPALEIVHLPCDHTGGARPWWRTPAAYVADNDFALGRMVEAVSKSAFWKDTVFFVLEDDAQDGPDHVDSHRSVLMVLSPYNHAGTLHRFVNTTDVIATMEEILGLAPLSQFDYYGRPLREIFAAEPDLRAYDALKPAQPLDELNPPRGHNAQDSLRLDFSKEDRADMALFNRVLWRAIKGDDVAYPSPRQMAALEYLRGR, from the coding sequence ATGCACATCAAGACATTGCTCGCTCGCCTTACCCCTTGTTGTATTGCGATCACTCTAACCTTTGCGACATTGAATAACACGCTGCCGGCTTCGCGCGCCGCCGATGACACCGATGCGTCGCCGCGGCTGCCTACGGGAGCGCGGCTCGACCCTGAAGGGCGCTCGTTCGATGTCGGCAATATGCCGCTCGGGATGCTGCTCGCGCCCGAAGGCGAATACTTGATCCTGTCGCTCAATGGCTGGCGCGAACAGGGCGTGCAGGTGGTCGAGCGCGCCACGGGGCGCGTCGTGCAAACGCTCGCGCAGCCGGCGGCCTTTCTCGGCCTCGTCTTTTCGCCGGATGGTAAGACGCTGTATGCGTCGGGCGGCAACGAAGACGCCGTCTATCGTTATAGCTGGCGCGATGGCCGCGCCACGCTCATTGATCACATCGCGCTGGCCGAGAAAGCGCCGAAGAAGGATGGCACGCGCTTTCCCGCGGGGCTGGCCATGTCGCGCGATGGCCGTTATCTCTATGTCGCCGAAAATCTCGCTGACACGCTCGCCGTCATCGATACGGCGAGCAAGCGCATCATACAGCGATTGAAGACCGACCGTTACCCATACAACGTCGCGGTTGCCGCCGATGCCAAAGTCTATGTTTCGGCCTGGGGCGGCGACAGCGTCGCGGTCTTCAGCGCGGCGGACGGCGGGCTTACAGACGCCGGCAAGATCGTCGTCGGACGCCACCCGTCGGCGCTGGTGTTGAACACACAGGGCACAAGACTCTTCGTCGCTTCGGCGAGCAACGACCGGGTGATTGTAGTTGACACGACAAAACGCCGGGTCATCAAAGAGCTGTTGGATTCGCCGCCCGCCGGGCCGCGCGAGGGCAGCACGCCCGACGCGCTGGCGCTGGCGCCCAGCGGCGGGCAGTTGTTTGTCGCCGAAGCCGATAACAACGCCGTTGCGGTCTTCGACCTCAGCAGCGCCAGCGCGGGGCAGCCGACCAAGCGCGCACAGGATCGCCTCGCCGGGCGCATCCCTGTCGGCTGGTATCCGACGGCGCTGGTTGCTTCGCCCAACGCGCTCTGGGTGCTGAACGGCAAAGGGCGCGGGACGATGGCCAACCCTGACCGGCGCAAGCCCGGCACGAACGCCGAAGGCCCGAAGACCAGTTATGTGCTCGGCCAGCTCAACGGCACGATCACCGAGCTGCCATTGCCCGTAGCCGGCGCCAAGTTGAATCGGCTGACGGCGCACGTCGCCGAATTGAATAACTGGGGCCGGCGGCCAGCCGCCCCGCGCTACCCGCCGTTCAAGCATGTGATTTATGTCATCAAAGAGAACCGCACCTATGACCAGATATTCGGCGACCTGAAGGCCGGCGATGGCGACCCGGCGCTGTTGTTCTTCCCGCAAAGAGTGACCCCGAATCACCGGGCGCTGGCCGAGCGCTTCGGACTCTTCGACCGCTTCTTCGTCACCGCCGAAGTCAGCTCGCAGGGCCACCAGTGGTCTACGTCCGCCTACTCGACCGACTACACAGAGAAGATAACGCCGTCGTCTTATTCGAGCCGGCGCGGCGAGCCTGACGACGTTGGCGAGGTAGACGAGCCGGTCAGCGGCTATCTCTGGGACGCGGCGTTGCGCAAAGGCATCACGCTGCGCAACTATGGCGAGTTCGCCTTGCCGGTCGAAGCGCCCAAAGGCAAGCCTAAGGCGGCGCCGCGCTATCGCGCCGTGAAGACGGCGCTGGCCCCGCACACCAACCCCGATTATCCGTCGTTTGATATGTCGATTACGGATCAGACGCGCGTCGCGGTCTGGCTCAAGGAGTTTCAGGAGTTCGCCGCCAAAGGGACGCTGCCGGCGCTGGAGATTGTTCACCTGCCGTGCGATCACACCGGCGGCGCGCGCCCGTGGTGGCGCACGCCCGCGGCTTACGTCGCCGACAATGATTTCGCGCTTGGGCGCATGGTCGAGGCGGTGTCGAAATCGGCTTTCTGGAAAGACACGGTCTTCTTCGTTCTCGAAGACGATGCGCAGGACGGCCCGGACCATGTCGATTCGCACCGCTCTGTGCTGATGGTCCTCTCGCCTTACAACCACGCCGGAACGCTGCACCGCTTCGTCAACACCACCGACGTGATTGCGACGATGGAAGAGATACTGGGGCTAGCGCCGCTCTCGCAGTTTGATTACTACGGGCGACCGTTGCGCGAGATTTTCGCGGCGGAGCCTGACCTGCGAGCTTATGACGCCTTGAAGCCGGCGCAGCCGCTCGACGAGCTGAACCCGCCGCGCGGCCATAACGCGCAGGATTCGCTGCGGCTCGACTTCAGCAAAGAAGACCGCGCCGACATGGCGCTGTTCAACCGCGTCCTCTGGCGGGCGATCAAAGGCGACGACGTGGCTTATCCAAGCCCGCGGCAGATGGCGGCGCTCGAATATCTGCGCGGGCGATAA